The DNA window TAGTAGACTAGTAGACTAGTAGATCAAACACTTGTATGTATAATTAATACTAAACAACAATACATTGCAATTATTGCAATTGATTAATTAGCCAATAAAATAACCGAAATAATAACACTTACCAACtaccaaacaaaataacatgATGATATGTTATGAGatgagaacaaaacaaaaatgaaacaatttcattgtcGCAGGCATCACAGGCAATAATATCATAACAACATAACAAAACGAATTCTGCAAAAAACAACGCATTTTTATAAAGACAAAAAACACGTGCTTTTCGTTTGATCAAACCATGAGTCATAATTTACTCACATTCAATGTACGTACATCCTTTTCTCATTGAGAAACAACTCAGAAGAGGTTAATTCATAAAATACGCATCACTTTTACCACTAATGCCATCTGTCGATCTTTCATAAAGTTTCCGAAAATTGCTTTGTTTACATCCATGTGCTCAATTTTTGACATGTTGAATCATATTGAATCAAGTATTAGATATTTGTACCatctttttaaaaaaacaaaaccaggtaagaaaacaaaccaaacttttatttttttaattaaatgtCCATTCATTAACCACAGTGTTACCAAGAATCATACCGTCACCAAGCTTCTGGCATCAACAAAGCATCCTATCCAAATTGGATCTTATAAACGGAATGCAATCATCAAGCAATCATGTAGATATCGGATTcaaaagaatggaaaaactCATCGACACTATATTTGACCAGTTGTCAGAAGAACTCACATCGTTGCGTCATGAATTTCAACATCTTCAACGACAATGGTTAGGCTGTCATAAGGAGCCACTGCTGACTACATCTTTTGATGAATATCATTCAGCAACTGAAGAAATTGTGATGGAACATGAAAAATCAACACCAACACGACGTTCCAAACGTCTAGAGCAGGGCTTCttaaacttttttcattcgcGACCCCATTTCATGATTGCTCTACACCAGTGATTCCtaacctttttttcttcgcgAACCCCTTTCAAAAATTCGAGTACATACAAAGTTACCCTTTTGCATATCCCACGAACCCCCAGGGGTTCGCGAACCACCGGTTGGGAATCACTGCTCTACACAAATACACGTCAAAAATTTTGCTACGCGACCCCATTCGGGGTCGCGACCCATAGTTTAAGAATCCCTGGTCTAGAGAATACTGCTATCCATGATGAACCTGAACCGCAAGAtcgccattcattcaaatgtgaTCATTGCCATTATTCGTGTGCAAGAAAGAGTCATCTTGAAATACATGGCCTCATACACACTGGCGAACGACCCTTTAGATGTAAACAATGTCACTACGCAACACGGTGGAAAGGTGATATCGTTAAACACAAACGCAAACACCATCGTAGTAAGCCATATCAACGTCCTGGACAAAATGGCAAATGACCATGCATAATTGTCATGAATCACAATACTACTCCATACGTAGATGATTGTGTTggaacttttattttttctattaacattgaattattcattttgcgTTGTCTTCAATTTCTagattaattttgattgaatatcaCTACTTTTTGTTGACCAACTTGTCACTCTTTTtcttgattgaatgattgatgacacaattgttcatcatcatttcattgattaaattgattaatttataaTCCTTAATTCAGTTTTCAACTTTCAATCATATATGACCATGAGCAAGAGAgttgacagaaaaaaaccttgCAATCAAGCAATGAATATTCCACTTTGATTGCAGAATGGAAACAATTGAAAGGCACATGTGTAAAACTTTTAAAATTCCATTCCGCATGCATGCATATGGTTTAATGATGGAGAATCAAGAACAagtaatcaataatcaagtGCAAACAtgcaaacaaatgaattgaatatgtacaacaacaagatatCAAGATTATCAAGAGAACTGAACCAATTGTTAGTAGTAGAGAATGGCGCGATTCTCGTCCATCAAGTCGGCTCCATTGTTGTTCAACGAAGTGAAACTCATCATGGGAGACACCTTTACCTGTTGAATGGTACTGGCCTGTGCATTCGGCACTTCTGAACCAGCAAAGTTGGACGCTGGAGCCACACGGAAACTGGCGATAGGTATTCCCAACGATCGAGTAGGATAGCCCGACGACGAACTGCCTCGTGATGGTGATGACCGGAATGTGCCTTGATTCGTGTTGGATGGcaagaatgaatttgaagaCGATCCAGTCGATTGATAAGAGCTGGCAGATCCGGTCGACGTATAGCCAGCGGACGGCGAACCAGATGGCTGGAAACTTTGCGACGAGCTTGGAGACTGGAATGTCGAACTTGAGAATGCATTGGGCGATGCTGACAACGAGCTCGATCCATCGAATCCAGACGACGAATGATGATCGGAAAAGTCGGTGTTTCCGAAATCATCTTGTGGTTGTTCGGTATAGGTTGGCGGCGAGAATGATGTATCAGGTGATGATGTATAACCACTCAACGATGGTCGCAGTGTCGGCTTGAGCGGTGGTGGTTGTCGATACAGTGATTGTGGTTTATTGGCAGGTGCTCTATTGGTTGCCTGATTCAGGTAAGACTGAGTTCGAGATCGTGTTCGCGATCGTACTGGTGCTGCtgatggttcatcatcatcatcctcttCATCTAGGTTTGGGTGGCTGGGTGGTTGCCGACGGGCTTGATGCGCTTTCTGCAATGCAGCTTGAGCTTGTGCTTGGAAGATCTGAGCCACAGGATCACCACCAGAGTAGTCAAATCCGTCAGGGTAGAATCGCTGATGATAGAGAACAGTGTTGTTGGGACCACGTTCGTCCAGTTCCTGGAACACAgatagaaaatgaattcatgtAGATTCAATCGAAACATCTATTTACCTTGTGAAGGTATTCATTGACAATGTGGTATTTGGACGATTGCTGACAAATGTCCTGAGTGTTGGGAACGCAGTTCAGATGAATCTGATGGAAAACGGTGTTTTCCGGACATTGCCAGCTGTGTTTGACGCCTTCGACACAATAGTGAAACACCTGACATCCGACACTAAGCGagaaacaaataacaaattaGATTAGCACGAATATTCACATGGATCAATCAACACAAGCATACGTCTCATCGGCATAGTAGCCATTCTTGACGCCATCACAGCTAAACTTGGATTCGGCCAGCAACAAAGCCAGGCGATCGGGTTTCCGTTCCTCTTCTTCTTCTGCTAGTTTTTTCGCTTCTTCCTCTTCAGCCTGTAACAAATCATGACACAATTAAGTCTACGTCTTTGCAAGcgacaaaaatcattaaattcatACGTTCGATGcagatgacgatgatgatgagggcGAGTATCGAGATCTAGGATCTGTTGTCCGTGAGTATCCTGATGACGTGAATCCATGATGACCACCGTTTGGATCGGCGACCGTGGCCGAATAGGTCTGGGCTTCAGCTTTCAACGTGTGGTCATTTGCGTTACGGTTATTATTAGTGTTGAACAGTTGGATAATCTCCTGGTACTTGGACTAGAGAAACAAAGTGTGGGAGcaataaagaaagaaagaaggaaaaaaggaaaaaacatACTCAATACAAACAAAGTATATCAATGACAATTTACACTTCCTACCTCGGGTGGTTGTTCATTGGCCAATACAATGGTGGCCACAGAACAGCAGATGAGTGTCCACAATAGTCGATTGTTGGCCATTTCCTTGTCGATCAACCGAATGAACTAAGACTATATTCAATACTACAAGACACTATCGATCAATTCGTCAATGAGATCGGCAATTGTTGACAGACAAATGGCGAATAAGGCCGTGTTTGATATCTGCTTCTCTATTTATCGACTATTCATCGTCCACCGTTTTTATGTTGTCAGAGAAACAGGTTCCAAATGTACACATTTGGAAATGGAAACTCATAGACTCTCTCtcttgtcgttgttgttgtgagtgccaatcaccatcaaattcaaatcgcTCTCACTTTCGTGTGCAACGTGTCCTCTTCAATAATCGGGGTTGTAAGACATTTGACACATTGGCCATGTTTGGAAtgagtggtggtggtggtggtgtacCACCGCTGGTTCCTGTTTTCCGATTCAATGATCGGTCGTCGCCTTCGTCGGCTAATGTTAGTCAAATGTTAACCCAGTTAACAATCATATTGTGGTTATTACCACCATTCAACCACCAGACTGACACGATGACACGGCGAACAAATTACTACTGACATACAAGACATATTAGCTGCCAACCACTCAACTTTATAAGCTTTCATGATTGCCACTCGAATGGTTGAGTTGCGATTTGACAAGTCAACTTGGATCAACAACTAGCAAGTTGAGTTGTCA is part of the Dermatophagoides farinae isolate YC_2012a chromosome 9, ASM2471394v1, whole genome shotgun sequence genome and encodes:
- the LOC124497563 gene encoding uncharacterized protein LOC124497563, whose protein sequence is MANNRLLWTLICCSVATIVLANEQPPESKYQEIIQLFNTNNNRNANDHTLKAEAQTYSATVADPNGGHHGFTSSGYSRTTDPRSRYSPSSSSSSASNAEEEEAKKLAEEEEERKPDRLALLLAESKFSCDGVKNGYYADETVGCQVFHYCVEGVKHSWQCPENTVFHQIHLNCVPNTQDICQQSSKYHIVNEYLHKELDERGPNNTVLYHQRFYPDGFDYSGGDPVAQIFQAQAQAALQKAHQARRQPPSHPNLDEEDDDDEPSAAPVRSRTRSRTQSYLNQATNRAPANKPQSLYRQPPPLKPTLRPSLSGYTSSPDTSFSPPTYTEQPQDDFGNTDFSDHHSSSGFDGSSSLSASPNAFSSSTFQSPSSSQSFQPSGSPSAGYTSTGSASSYQSTGSSSNSFLPSNTNQGTFRSSPSRGSSSSGYPTRSLGIPIASFRVAPASNFAGSEVPNAQASTIQQVKVSPMMSFTSLNNNGADLMDENRAILYY